One segment of Primulina huaijiensis isolate GDHJ02 unplaced genomic scaffold, ASM1229523v2 scaffold25443, whole genome shotgun sequence DNA contains the following:
- the LOC140967644 gene encoding protein-L-isoaspartate O-methyltransferase-like isoform X2, giving the protein MVTKNDLPSTSHSPIAWGCRYRAPIQLSFSYLTPRYLHHRRTRELSPPPVAVLNSSTISSGRRLLNPHLMGNSLFSRMEIMRRTVLSSLISMLFYVPKQRIWTGSGVDKNNEMVDQLQRYGVIKSNKIAEVMKSIDRALFVPEGTPPYVDTPAQIGYNATISAPHMHATCLELLENNLKPGMHALDIGSVMVGPRGRAVGVEHIPELVESSIINIQKSAAAQLLKEGFLSMHAGDGRLGWPQRAPYDAIHVGAAASEIPEALIEQLKPGGRLVIPVGNMFQDLKVVEKQMDGSLSVRTETSVRYVPLTSREAQLRGE; this is encoded by the exons ATGGTGACAAAAAACGATTTGCCTTCCACGTCACACTCACCAATAGCTTGGGGTTGCCGCTATCGTGCGCCTATTCAGTTATCCTTCTCGTACCTCACTCCTCGCTACCTCCACCACCGCCGTACACGGGAACTCTCTCCGCCGCCTGTCGCCGTCCTCAATAGCTCCACCATATCCTCTGGCCGCCGCTTGCTTAATCCTCACTTAATGGGAAACTCTCTTTTTTCCCGCATGGAG ATCATGAGACGGACCGTCCTGTCAAGTCTTATCTCAATGTTGTTTTATGTTCCTAAGCAGCGGATCTGGACTGGAAGTGGTGTCGATAAGAATAATGAAATGGTGGATCAGTTGCAGAGATATGGAgtgataaaatcaaataaaatagctGAAGTAATGAAAAGCATAGACAGGGCATTGTTTGTTCCTGAAGGTACACCGCCATATGTTGACACTCCGGCGCAGATAGGTTACAATGCTACTATTTCTGCCCCTCACATGCATGCCACATGCCTTGAATTGTTGGAAAACAATTTAAAACCTGGAATGCACGCGTTGGATATTGGCTCAG TCATGGTTGGGCCACGAGGTCGTGCTGTTGGAGTGGAACATATTCCTGAGCTGGTTGAGTCCTCTATTATAAATATCCAAAAGAGTGCTGCTGCACAACTACTGAAAGAAGGATTCCTATCCATGCATGCTGGCG ATGGAAGACTGGGATGGCCCCAGCGTGCCCCTTACGATGCAATTCACGTTGGAGCAGCCGCATCAGAAATTCCAGAAGCACTTATTGAACAATTGAAGCCAGGCGGAAGATTGGTGATCCCTGTTGGGAACATGTTCCAGGATTTGAAAGTCGTAGAAAAACAAATGGACGGTTCACTTAGCGTCCGAACCGAAACTTCTGTACGATATGTGCCACTGACAAGTCGAGAAGCTCAACTGAGAGGGGAATAG
- the LOC140967527 gene encoding E3 ubiquitin-protein ligase RGLG5-like isoform X1 — translation MLMLFPFSLLVIYIIKMGLFFYIFFVIFLKKFWDDQELMGGKNSKNPSTGRYSSYGSSSQSWNNHPYPQPSYVQPSHSYTAPTPTYGVPYESKRKLERKFSRIDDNYDTLEQVTDALSRAGLESSNLIVGIDFTKSNEWTGARSFHRRSLHAIGDEQNPYEQAISIIGRTLSKFDEDNLIPCYGFGDASTHDQEVFSFFPDERFCDGFEEVLTRYRELVPRLRLAGPTSFAPIIEMAITIVENSGGQYHVLLIIADGQVTRSVDTDRGQLSTQERKTVEAIVKASEYPLSIILVGVGDGPWDMMKEFDDNIPARAFDNFQFVNFTEIMSKNMDRSRKEAEFALGALMEIPSQYKATLELQILGASRGKDVDRVSLPPPLYRPAAATASKPPHSRNFYPSAPASRRHDPVAQTSQPSSYASENHLCPVCLVDPKDMAFGCGHQTCCECGQDLSSCPICRMAIETRIKLY, via the exons ATGTTAATGTTGTTTCCCTTCTCccttttggttatatatatcattaaaatgggattgtttttttatattttctttgtgatttttttaaagaaattttggGATGATCAAG AGCTAATGGGTGGGAAGAATTCAAAGAATCCGAGTACGGGTCGGTATTCATCTTATGGCTCCAGTTCACAATCATGGAATAATCATCCCTATCCACAGCCATCATATGTTCAACCGAGTCACAGCTACACAGCCCCAACGCCAACCTACGGTGTTCCATATGAGTCCAAGAGAAAATTGGAGAGGAAGTTCTCGAGAATAGATGACAACTACGACACCTTAGAACAG GTCACTGATGCACTATCACGAGCCGGTCTGGAATCCTCAAATTTAATTGTTGGAATTGATTTTACCAAAAGCAATGAATGGACAG gTGCAAGGTCATTTCATCGAAGAAGTTTGCATGCCATTGGAGATGAGCAAAATCCTTATGAACAAGCCATATCAATCATCGGGAGAACATTATCCAAATTTGATGAAGATAATTTAATTCCATGTTATGGTTTTGGAGATG CATCAACGCATGACCAAGAAGTTTTTAGTTTTTTCCCGGATGAGAGATTTTGTGATGGCTTTGAGGAAGTTTTGACACGATATAGGGAGTTAGTACCTCGATTACGACTTGCAG GGCCAACATCATTTGCTCCTATCATTGAAATGGCGATCACTATTGTGGAGAATAGCGGCGGCCAGTACCATGTTTTACTGATTATTGCTGACGGACAG GTTACAAGAAGTGTTGACACTGATCGAGGCCAATTAAGTACTCAAGAGAGGAAAACCGTTGAGGCAATAGTTAAAGCCAG TGAGTACCCGTTATCGATAATTTTAGTGGGAGTTGGAGATGGGCCATGGGATATGATGAAGGAATTTGATGACAATATCCCTGCTCGAGCATTCGACAATTTCCAG TTTGTAAACTTCACAGAAATCATGTCAAAAAACATGGACCGATCCAGGAAAGAAGCTGAGTTTGCGCTGGGAGCCTTAATGGAGATACCGTCTCAATATAAAGCAACATTGGAGCTCCAAATTCTTGg TGCTTCTAGAGGGAAGGATGTAGACAGGGTATCTCTTCCCCCTCCTCTATATCGTCCAGCTGCTGCCACTGCATCAAAGCCTCCCCATTCTCGTAATTTCTACCCAAGTGCACCTGCTTCTCGAAGACATGATCCAGTTGCTCAAACGAGCCAGCCTTCGAGCTATGCTTCCGAAAACCAT CTTTGCCCTGTCTGCCTTGTGGATCCGAAGGATATGGCGTTTGGCTGTGGACATCAG ACGTGTTGCGAATGTGGCCAAGACCTGTCATCATGCCCAATCTGCCGAATGGCAATTGAAACAAGGATAAAGCTTTACTGA
- the LOC140967608 gene encoding putative late blight resistance protein homolog R1C-3, whose translation MDQLAEDLYKSLKGRQYLIVMDDVWDTEFWDDIRRVFPDDNNGSRIILTTRLSEVAIHANSFSSIHHMSPLTLEESWNLLRATVFGEESCPSKFEKIGKDIAKNCKGLPLAVAVIGGLLSKGRRTQDYLEYIARNVKSLVIGNDDRLMGILSLSYSYLPDHLKSCFLYMGVFPEDQEISVSQLVMLWLAEGFLKHVSSKNLEEVAEEYLNDLVNRNLVVACQRNHHGLIKTCSIHDLLRDLCVKKAEEESFLLVIGRHVRLLSEGRKSSHRISIHKSHLGSSFISGNINSIRSLLYFEPNYSGDRKLYFLGRLKLLIVLDALSMVFREIPSEIFLLVNLRYLAFIYKRAGACFL comes from the coding sequence ATGGATCAATTAGCAGAGGATTTGTACAAAAGTTTGAAGGGTAGACAATACCTTATTGTAATGGATGATGTTTGGGATACCGAGTTCTGGGATGATATTAGACGGGTTTTTCCAGATGATAACAACGGTAGTCGGATCATTCTGACTACACGGCTATCAGAGGTGGCCATTCATGCCAATTCTTTTAGCTCTATTCATCACATGAGTCCTCTTACTTTGGAAGAAAGTTGGAATTTACTCCGTGCTACAGTGTTTGGGGAAGAAAGTTGCCCTTctaaatttgagaaaattggGAAGGATATTGCAAAGAATTGCAAAGGGCTTCCGCTCGCAGTAGCCGTGATCGGTGGTCTTCTCTCCAAAGGCAGGAGGACTCAAGATTATTTGGAGTACATTGCAAGAAATGTGAAGTCTTTGGTAATTGGAAATGATGATCgattgatgggtattttatctTTGAGTTACAGCTACTTGCCTGACCATCTGAAGTCTTGTTTTCTTTACATGGGAGTCTTCCCCGAAGATCAGGAGATATCCGTCTCTCAACTTGTCATGCTTTGGCTCGCTGAAGGATTTTTGAAACATGTCAGTTCTAAAAACTTAGAAGAGGTGGCAGAGGAGTACTTAAATGATCTAGTTAACAGAAATCTTGTCGTGGCTTGTCAGCGAAATCATCATGGACTTATAAAAACATGTAGCATCCATGATCTTCTGAGGGACTTGTGTGTTAAAAAAGCTGAGGAGGAGAGTTTCCTTCTAGTGATAGGTCGCCATGTTCGTCTTTTGTCAGAAGGTAGAAAGTCTAGCCATCGTATTAGCATCCATAAATCTCATTTAGGTTCAAGTTTTATAAGTGGTAACATAAACTCCATCCGTTCACTTTTATATTTCGAGCCAAATTATTCGGGTGATAGAAAATTATACTTTTTAGGAAGGTTAAAACTTCTAATAGTGTTGGATGCACTGTCAATGGTGTTTCGAGAGATTCCTTCTGAGATATTTCTACTAGTTAACTTAAGGTACCTTGCTTTCATTTATAAGAGGGCAGGGGCGTGCTTCCTGTAA
- the LOC140967623 gene encoding uncharacterized protein, translated as MKLLMEKLLRFPLPLIHGFPLKLISFATLYFFTNKKPPKIRLKIADIAVHFLLSNLRRLIIHHARLILGAKNQAEMLENDIRLFKAFLKDSAKKRLRNDAAEEFVRGIRVVVSEGEYVIGALENLAGERRDRDFWKKLGFGGMIKLVGIAKEVRSVRIKVERIFSAIRRIDFGVVQVRDLPEETKTKVVREENVDDKEIEVVSVICMRRVGKIFRNKKITHEFPVRDYRLFLSQGIWSDQEYLAQKQCARRQKGEFVIVLHQDMSAHEVLIVSFLKSKRATNNKMVITTRHRKKSGKLLFGNMCLIVMDDECYSETWNQLKMSPLDINNGGQVTSGMKNVIVHYSCFYHREMEFLDEDKSCNGPMVARKVVYKIDLLSYRKMKEDR; from the exons ATGAAGCTGTTGATGGAGAAATTGCTCCGTTTTCCCCTGCCATTAATCCATGGATTCCCCCTCAAACTTATTTCCTTTGCAACATTAtacttcttcacaaacaaaaaaCCTCCAAAAATCCGGCTCAAAATCGCAGATATTGCTGTTCACTTCCTTCTCTCGAACCTCAGACGGCTGATTATTCACCATGCTAGATTGATCCTTGGAGCCAAGAACCAAGCGGAGATGCTGGAGAACGATATCCGTCTGTTCAAAGCCTTCCTCAAAGATTCAGCCAAGAAACGCCTCAGGAACGACGCGGCTGAGGAATTTGTGAGGGGAATAAGGGTGGTTGTTTCTGAAGGGGAATATGTGATCGGTGCTTTGGAAAATCTAGCTGGGGAGAGGAGAGATCGGGATTTCTGGAAGAAATTAGGGTTTGGTGGTATGATTAAACTTGTTGGGATTGCAAAAGAGGTTCGGAGTGTGAGGATTAAAGTGGAAAGAATTTTTAGTGCGATTAGAAGGATTGATTTTGGCGTTGTGCAAGTCCGAGATTTACCTGAAGAAACCAAAACAAAA GTGGTGAGGGAGGAAAATGTGGATGACAAGGAGATTGAAGTTGTCTCTGTCATTTGTATGCGACGAGTTGGCAAGATTTTTCGCAATAAGAAAATTACACACGAATTTCCAGTTCGCGATTATAGGCTATTTCTTTCTCAAGGAATATGGTCTGATCAGGAGTATTTGGCTCAAAAACAGTGTGCACGTAGACAGAAAGGAGAGTTCGTAATTGTCTTGCATCAAGACATGAGCGCTCATGAAGTACTCATAGTCTCTTTTCTAAAGAGCAAAAGAGCGACTAATAACAAGATGGTGATAACTACGAGACATAGAAAGAAGTCAGGAAAACTTTTATTCGGCAATATGTGTCTGATTGTCATGGATGATGAGTGTTATAGTGAGACATGGAATCAGCTAAAAATGTCTCCTCTTGATATTAACAACGGAGGCCAAGTAACTTCTGGGATGAAAAATGTGATTGTTCATTATAGCTGTTTTTATCATCGTGAAATGGAGTTTCTAGACGAGGATAAGAGTTGCAATGGGCCAATGGTTGCACGAAAAGTTGTTTACAAGATTGACCTACTGAGTTACAGAAAAATGAAAGAAGATCGCTGA
- the LOC140967527 gene encoding E3 ubiquitin-protein ligase RGLG5-like isoform X2, translated as MLMLFPFSLLVIFFVIFLKKFWDDQELMGGKNSKNPSTGRYSSYGSSSQSWNNHPYPQPSYVQPSHSYTAPTPTYGVPYESKRKLERKFSRIDDNYDTLEQVTDALSRAGLESSNLIVGIDFTKSNEWTGARSFHRRSLHAIGDEQNPYEQAISIIGRTLSKFDEDNLIPCYGFGDASTHDQEVFSFFPDERFCDGFEEVLTRYRELVPRLRLAGPTSFAPIIEMAITIVENSGGQYHVLLIIADGQVTRSVDTDRGQLSTQERKTVEAIVKASEYPLSIILVGVGDGPWDMMKEFDDNIPARAFDNFQFVNFTEIMSKNMDRSRKEAEFALGALMEIPSQYKATLELQILGASRGKDVDRVSLPPPLYRPAAATASKPPHSRNFYPSAPASRRHDPVAQTSQPSSYASENHLCPVCLVDPKDMAFGCGHQTCCECGQDLSSCPICRMAIETRIKLY; from the exons ATGTTAATGTTGTTTCCCTTCTCccttttggttatat tctttgtgatttttttaaagaaattttggGATGATCAAG AGCTAATGGGTGGGAAGAATTCAAAGAATCCGAGTACGGGTCGGTATTCATCTTATGGCTCCAGTTCACAATCATGGAATAATCATCCCTATCCACAGCCATCATATGTTCAACCGAGTCACAGCTACACAGCCCCAACGCCAACCTACGGTGTTCCATATGAGTCCAAGAGAAAATTGGAGAGGAAGTTCTCGAGAATAGATGACAACTACGACACCTTAGAACAG GTCACTGATGCACTATCACGAGCCGGTCTGGAATCCTCAAATTTAATTGTTGGAATTGATTTTACCAAAAGCAATGAATGGACAG gTGCAAGGTCATTTCATCGAAGAAGTTTGCATGCCATTGGAGATGAGCAAAATCCTTATGAACAAGCCATATCAATCATCGGGAGAACATTATCCAAATTTGATGAAGATAATTTAATTCCATGTTATGGTTTTGGAGATG CATCAACGCATGACCAAGAAGTTTTTAGTTTTTTCCCGGATGAGAGATTTTGTGATGGCTTTGAGGAAGTTTTGACACGATATAGGGAGTTAGTACCTCGATTACGACTTGCAG GGCCAACATCATTTGCTCCTATCATTGAAATGGCGATCACTATTGTGGAGAATAGCGGCGGCCAGTACCATGTTTTACTGATTATTGCTGACGGACAG GTTACAAGAAGTGTTGACACTGATCGAGGCCAATTAAGTACTCAAGAGAGGAAAACCGTTGAGGCAATAGTTAAAGCCAG TGAGTACCCGTTATCGATAATTTTAGTGGGAGTTGGAGATGGGCCATGGGATATGATGAAGGAATTTGATGACAATATCCCTGCTCGAGCATTCGACAATTTCCAG TTTGTAAACTTCACAGAAATCATGTCAAAAAACATGGACCGATCCAGGAAAGAAGCTGAGTTTGCGCTGGGAGCCTTAATGGAGATACCGTCTCAATATAAAGCAACATTGGAGCTCCAAATTCTTGg TGCTTCTAGAGGGAAGGATGTAGACAGGGTATCTCTTCCCCCTCCTCTATATCGTCCAGCTGCTGCCACTGCATCAAAGCCTCCCCATTCTCGTAATTTCTACCCAAGTGCACCTGCTTCTCGAAGACATGATCCAGTTGCTCAAACGAGCCAGCCTTCGAGCTATGCTTCCGAAAACCAT CTTTGCCCTGTCTGCCTTGTGGATCCGAAGGATATGGCGTTTGGCTGTGGACATCAG ACGTGTTGCGAATGTGGCCAAGACCTGTCATCATGCCCAATCTGCCGAATGGCAATTGAAACAAGGATAAAGCTTTACTGA
- the LOC140967644 gene encoding protein-L-isoaspartate O-methyltransferase 1-like isoform X1 yields MVTKNDLPSTSHSPIAWGCRYRAPIQLSFSYLTPRYLHHRRTRELSPPPVAVLNSSTISSGRRLLNPHLMGNSLFSRMEIMRRTVLSSLISMLFYVPKQRIWTGSGVDKNNEMVDQLQRYGVIKSNKIAEVMKSIDRALFVPEGTPPYVDTPAQIGYNATISAPHMHATCLELLENNLKPGMHALDIGSGTGYLTACFAVMVGPRGRAVGVEHIPELVESSIINIQKSAAAQLLKEGFLSMHAGDGRLGWPQRAPYDAIHVGAAASEIPEALIEQLKPGGRLVIPVGNMFQDLKVVEKQMDGSLSVRTETSVRYVPLTSREAQLRGE; encoded by the exons ATGGTGACAAAAAACGATTTGCCTTCCACGTCACACTCACCAATAGCTTGGGGTTGCCGCTATCGTGCGCCTATTCAGTTATCCTTCTCGTACCTCACTCCTCGCTACCTCCACCACCGCCGTACACGGGAACTCTCTCCGCCGCCTGTCGCCGTCCTCAATAGCTCCACCATATCCTCTGGCCGCCGCTTGCTTAATCCTCACTTAATGGGAAACTCTCTTTTTTCCCGCATGGAG ATCATGAGACGGACCGTCCTGTCAAGTCTTATCTCAATGTTGTTTTATGTTCCTAAGCAGCGGATCTGGACTGGAAGTGGTGTCGATAAGAATAATGAAATGGTGGATCAGTTGCAGAGATATGGAgtgataaaatcaaataaaatagctGAAGTAATGAAAAGCATAGACAGGGCATTGTTTGTTCCTGAAGGTACACCGCCATATGTTGACACTCCGGCGCAGATAGGTTACAATGCTACTATTTCTGCCCCTCACATGCATGCCACATGCCTTGAATTGTTGGAAAACAATTTAAAACCTGGAATGCACGCGTTGGATATTGGCTCAG GCACTGGGTATTTGACCGCATGCTTTGCAGTCATGGTTGGGCCACGAGGTCGTGCTGTTGGAGTGGAACATATTCCTGAGCTGGTTGAGTCCTCTATTATAAATATCCAAAAGAGTGCTGCTGCACAACTACTGAAAGAAGGATTCCTATCCATGCATGCTGGCG ATGGAAGACTGGGATGGCCCCAGCGTGCCCCTTACGATGCAATTCACGTTGGAGCAGCCGCATCAGAAATTCCAGAAGCACTTATTGAACAATTGAAGCCAGGCGGAAGATTGGTGATCCCTGTTGGGAACATGTTCCAGGATTTGAAAGTCGTAGAAAAACAAATGGACGGTTCACTTAGCGTCCGAACCGAAACTTCTGTACGATATGTGCCACTGACAAGTCGAGAAGCTCAACTGAGAGGGGAATAG
- the LOC140967527 gene encoding E3 ubiquitin-protein ligase RGLG2-like isoform X3, producing the protein MGGKNSKNPSTGRYSSYGSSSQSWNNHPYPQPSYVQPSHSYTAPTPTYGVPYESKRKLERKFSRIDDNYDTLEQVTDALSRAGLESSNLIVGIDFTKSNEWTGARSFHRRSLHAIGDEQNPYEQAISIIGRTLSKFDEDNLIPCYGFGDASTHDQEVFSFFPDERFCDGFEEVLTRYRELVPRLRLAGPTSFAPIIEMAITIVENSGGQYHVLLIIADGQVTRSVDTDRGQLSTQERKTVEAIVKASEYPLSIILVGVGDGPWDMMKEFDDNIPARAFDNFQFVNFTEIMSKNMDRSRKEAEFALGALMEIPSQYKATLELQILGASRGKDVDRVSLPPPLYRPAAATASKPPHSRNFYPSAPASRRHDPVAQTSQPSSYASENHLCPVCLVDPKDMAFGCGHQTCCECGQDLSSCPICRMAIETRIKLY; encoded by the exons ATGGGTGGGAAGAATTCAAAGAATCCGAGTACGGGTCGGTATTCATCTTATGGCTCCAGTTCACAATCATGGAATAATCATCCCTATCCACAGCCATCATATGTTCAACCGAGTCACAGCTACACAGCCCCAACGCCAACCTACGGTGTTCCATATGAGTCCAAGAGAAAATTGGAGAGGAAGTTCTCGAGAATAGATGACAACTACGACACCTTAGAACAG GTCACTGATGCACTATCACGAGCCGGTCTGGAATCCTCAAATTTAATTGTTGGAATTGATTTTACCAAAAGCAATGAATGGACAG gTGCAAGGTCATTTCATCGAAGAAGTTTGCATGCCATTGGAGATGAGCAAAATCCTTATGAACAAGCCATATCAATCATCGGGAGAACATTATCCAAATTTGATGAAGATAATTTAATTCCATGTTATGGTTTTGGAGATG CATCAACGCATGACCAAGAAGTTTTTAGTTTTTTCCCGGATGAGAGATTTTGTGATGGCTTTGAGGAAGTTTTGACACGATATAGGGAGTTAGTACCTCGATTACGACTTGCAG GGCCAACATCATTTGCTCCTATCATTGAAATGGCGATCACTATTGTGGAGAATAGCGGCGGCCAGTACCATGTTTTACTGATTATTGCTGACGGACAG GTTACAAGAAGTGTTGACACTGATCGAGGCCAATTAAGTACTCAAGAGAGGAAAACCGTTGAGGCAATAGTTAAAGCCAG TGAGTACCCGTTATCGATAATTTTAGTGGGAGTTGGAGATGGGCCATGGGATATGATGAAGGAATTTGATGACAATATCCCTGCTCGAGCATTCGACAATTTCCAG TTTGTAAACTTCACAGAAATCATGTCAAAAAACATGGACCGATCCAGGAAAGAAGCTGAGTTTGCGCTGGGAGCCTTAATGGAGATACCGTCTCAATATAAAGCAACATTGGAGCTCCAAATTCTTGg TGCTTCTAGAGGGAAGGATGTAGACAGGGTATCTCTTCCCCCTCCTCTATATCGTCCAGCTGCTGCCACTGCATCAAAGCCTCCCCATTCTCGTAATTTCTACCCAAGTGCACCTGCTTCTCGAAGACATGATCCAGTTGCTCAAACGAGCCAGCCTTCGAGCTATGCTTCCGAAAACCAT CTTTGCCCTGTCTGCCTTGTGGATCCGAAGGATATGGCGTTTGGCTGTGGACATCAG ACGTGTTGCGAATGTGGCCAAGACCTGTCATCATGCCCAATCTGCCGAATGGCAATTGAAACAAGGATAAAGCTTTACTGA
- the LOC140967644 gene encoding protein-L-isoaspartate O-methyltransferase 1-like isoform X4 translates to MRRTVLSSLISMLFYVPKQRIWTGSGVDKNNEMVDQLQRYGVIKSNKIAEVMKSIDRALFVPEGTPPYVDTPAQIGYNATISAPHMHATCLELLENNLKPGMHALDIGSGTGYLTACFAVMVGPRGRAVGVEHIPELVESSIINIQKSAAAQLLKEGFLSMHAGDGRLGWPQRAPYDAIHVGAAASEIPEALIEQLKPGGRLVIPVGNMFQDLKVVEKQMDGSLSVRTETSVRYVPLTSREAQLRGE, encoded by the exons ATGAGACGGACCGTCCTGTCAAGTCTTATCTCAATGTTGTTTTATGTTCCTAAGCAGCGGATCTGGACTGGAAGTGGTGTCGATAAGAATAATGAAATGGTGGATCAGTTGCAGAGATATGGAgtgataaaatcaaataaaatagctGAAGTAATGAAAAGCATAGACAGGGCATTGTTTGTTCCTGAAGGTACACCGCCATATGTTGACACTCCGGCGCAGATAGGTTACAATGCTACTATTTCTGCCCCTCACATGCATGCCACATGCCTTGAATTGTTGGAAAACAATTTAAAACCTGGAATGCACGCGTTGGATATTGGCTCAG GCACTGGGTATTTGACCGCATGCTTTGCAGTCATGGTTGGGCCACGAGGTCGTGCTGTTGGAGTGGAACATATTCCTGAGCTGGTTGAGTCCTCTATTATAAATATCCAAAAGAGTGCTGCTGCACAACTACTGAAAGAAGGATTCCTATCCATGCATGCTGGCG ATGGAAGACTGGGATGGCCCCAGCGTGCCCCTTACGATGCAATTCACGTTGGAGCAGCCGCATCAGAAATTCCAGAAGCACTTATTGAACAATTGAAGCCAGGCGGAAGATTGGTGATCCCTGTTGGGAACATGTTCCAGGATTTGAAAGTCGTAGAAAAACAAATGGACGGTTCACTTAGCGTCCGAACCGAAACTTCTGTACGATATGTGCCACTGACAAGTCGAGAAGCTCAACTGAGAGGGGAATAG
- the LOC140967644 gene encoding protein-L-isoaspartate O-methyltransferase 1-like isoform X3 has translation MVTKNDLPSTSHSPIAWGCRYRAPIQLSFSYLTPRYLHHRRTRELSPPPVAVLNSSTISSGRRLLNPHLMGNSLFSRMERIWTGSGVDKNNEMVDQLQRYGVIKSNKIAEVMKSIDRALFVPEGTPPYVDTPAQIGYNATISAPHMHATCLELLENNLKPGMHALDIGSGTGYLTACFAVMVGPRGRAVGVEHIPELVESSIINIQKSAAAQLLKEGFLSMHAGDGRLGWPQRAPYDAIHVGAAASEIPEALIEQLKPGGRLVIPVGNMFQDLKVVEKQMDGSLSVRTETSVRYVPLTSREAQLRGE, from the exons ATGGTGACAAAAAACGATTTGCCTTCCACGTCACACTCACCAATAGCTTGGGGTTGCCGCTATCGTGCGCCTATTCAGTTATCCTTCTCGTACCTCACTCCTCGCTACCTCCACCACCGCCGTACACGGGAACTCTCTCCGCCGCCTGTCGCCGTCCTCAATAGCTCCACCATATCCTCTGGCCGCCGCTTGCTTAATCCTCACTTAATGGGAAACTCTCTTTTTTCCCGCATGGAG CGGATCTGGACTGGAAGTGGTGTCGATAAGAATAATGAAATGGTGGATCAGTTGCAGAGATATGGAgtgataaaatcaaataaaatagctGAAGTAATGAAAAGCATAGACAGGGCATTGTTTGTTCCTGAAGGTACACCGCCATATGTTGACACTCCGGCGCAGATAGGTTACAATGCTACTATTTCTGCCCCTCACATGCATGCCACATGCCTTGAATTGTTGGAAAACAATTTAAAACCTGGAATGCACGCGTTGGATATTGGCTCAG GCACTGGGTATTTGACCGCATGCTTTGCAGTCATGGTTGGGCCACGAGGTCGTGCTGTTGGAGTGGAACATATTCCTGAGCTGGTTGAGTCCTCTATTATAAATATCCAAAAGAGTGCTGCTGCACAACTACTGAAAGAAGGATTCCTATCCATGCATGCTGGCG ATGGAAGACTGGGATGGCCCCAGCGTGCCCCTTACGATGCAATTCACGTTGGAGCAGCCGCATCAGAAATTCCAGAAGCACTTATTGAACAATTGAAGCCAGGCGGAAGATTGGTGATCCCTGTTGGGAACATGTTCCAGGATTTGAAAGTCGTAGAAAAACAAATGGACGGTTCACTTAGCGTCCGAACCGAAACTTCTGTACGATATGTGCCACTGACAAGTCGAGAAGCTCAACTGAGAGGGGAATAG